Proteins from one Methanobrevibacter sp. genomic window:
- the cobT gene encoding nicotinate mononucleotide-dependent phosphoribosyltransferase CobT, which produces MIEGLKTYGSDKLVKELPKFKNPIFICTIATTETSRIPGLTGAGATPELTKYTPAGDAELILEGEVKCMSDIPQTIIGEVVTPTPSMITKGSLALCDCPVMVLDAGSEIKANSDVFDISDGKWGKDIRSGKAVEDPEGLFEKGFELAEILSEKHDYIVIGESLPAGTTTALGVLVGLGYDAKGKVSGCMDTNPHEMKNAIVEEGLKNAGLEESKDNDPFDVVRAVGDCMLPAVAGVIMGAKVPVVLAGGTQLTAACAIVKALDPDFDFSNCCLATTSFVVKDDTADILDIIDQIGDITVNAVNPNFEISRIEGLKNYTQGFIKEGAGAGGAMFLALMLGNSIDEIRESIEDACN; this is translated from the coding sequence ATGATAGAAGGACTAAAGACTTACGGATCAGATAAATTAGTGAAAGAGCTTCCAAAATTTAAAAACCCTATTTTTATTTGTACAATAGCTACAACTGAAACCTCCAGGATTCCGGGACTTACCGGTGCTGGAGCAACTCCAGAATTAACAAAATACACTCCTGCTGGAGATGCAGAACTTATCCTGGAGGGTGAAGTTAAATGCATGAGCGACATTCCACAAACAATAATTGGAGAGGTTGTGACCCCTACTCCATCAATGATTACAAAAGGTTCCCTTGCACTTTGCGATTGTCCTGTAATGGTTCTTGATGCAGGAAGCGAAATAAAGGCAAACTCTGATGTCTTTGACATTAGCGACGGCAAATGGGGTAAGGATATCCGTAGCGGAAAAGCTGTGGAAGACCCTGAAGGGCTTTTTGAAAAAGGATTTGAACTTGCTGAAATATTATCTGAAAAGCATGACTACATCGTGATTGGAGAAAGCCTTCCTGCAGGTACAACCACTGCCCTTGGAGTTTTGGTTGGACTTGGCTATGATGCAAAAGGAAAGGTCAGCGGATGCATGGACACAAACCCTCATGAGATGAAAAATGCAATCGTTGAGGAAGGACTTAAGAATGCAGGATTGGAAGAATCCAAAGACAATGATCCTTTCGATGTGGTGAGGGCTGTTGGAGACTGCATGCTTCCGGCAGTTGCAGGAGTAATCATGGGTGCAAAAGTCCCTGTTGTATTGGCAGGTGGAACACAACTTACTGCAGCCTGCGCTATTGTAAAGGCATTGGATCCTGATTTTGACTTCTCAAACTGTTGCCTTGCAACTACCTCATTTGTGGTGAAGGATGACACTGCAGACATTCTCGATATCATAGATCAAATCGGAGACATAACCGTAAATGCAGTAAACCCTAACTTTGAAATATCCCGCATTGAAGGCCTTAAAAACTATACCCAAGGATTCATTAAGGAAGGTGCGGGCGCTGGAGGAGCAATGTTCCTGGCCCTTATGTTAGGAAACAGCATTGATGAAATCAGGGAATCAATTGAAGATGCCTGCAACTAA
- a CDS encoding LSM domain-containing protein, with amino-acid sequence MSDNFQVNKQFARFKGKDVLIGLKNWEEVEGKIITIDNFLNLVLDDGEGLKVIKGGKIAFISIQE; translated from the coding sequence ATGAGTGACAATTTCCAAGTAAATAAACAATTTGCCAGATTCAAAGGCAAAGATGTTCTCATTGGTTTAAAAAACTGGGAAGAAGTAGAAGGAAAAATAATTACCATCGATAACTTTTTAAACTTAGTTTTGGATGATGGTGAAGGTTTAAAAGTTATTAAAGGTGGAAAAATAGCATTTATCTCTATTCAAGAATAA
- the surE gene encoding 5'/3'-nucleotidase SurE, which produces MKILLSNDDGVDASGILAAKEVADEFGETYVVAPTKQQSGIGHALTLFDPLRVYETNLRDGTTGYGVSGTPTDAVTIAIYALMDEKPDLVISGINTGRNTGKGELSTSGTLGAASEAASLGIPTIAVSQHIPSDDIKFEEGHIEIDFSSSQRVLRDLIQKIIDNGFPEGVDILNLNVPENPHSYKPVICPLAVRMYEPVVEERIDPRGRPYYWINGDLYMDNPENTDDYIILEENLPTLTPLILDMGHDLDALREWYDK; this is translated from the coding sequence ATGAAAATATTATTATCTAACGATGATGGCGTAGACGCCTCCGGTATTTTGGCTGCAAAGGAGGTTGCAGATGAGTTTGGGGAAACTTATGTTGTCGCACCAACCAAGCAGCAAAGTGGAATCGGTCATGCATTGACTCTATTTGACCCTCTTAGAGTCTATGAGACCAATTTGAGAGATGGAACCACTGGTTATGGTGTTTCAGGCACTCCGACCGATGCGGTTACCATTGCCATTTATGCTCTTATGGATGAAAAGCCTGATTTGGTGATTTCCGGAATAAATACCGGTAGAAATACCGGTAAGGGAGAGCTTTCAACCTCAGGTACCTTAGGGGCTGCAAGTGAGGCGGCATCATTGGGAATCCCAACAATTGCAGTAAGCCAGCATATTCCAAGTGATGACATCAAGTTTGAGGAAGGGCATATTGAAATTGACTTTTCATCAAGTCAAAGGGTTTTAAGAGACCTTATTCAAAAGATCATTGATAATGGATTTCCGGAAGGGGTTGACATATTGAATCTGAATGTTCCTGAAAACCCTCATTCATACAAGCCTGTCATCTGTCCATTGGCAGTTAGGATGTATGAGCCTGTTGTTGAAGAGAGAATAGACCCTAGAGGAAGGCCTTACTATTGGATCAATGGGGATTTGTATATGGACAATCCTGAAAATACCGATGACTATATCATCCTGGAAGAGAATTTGCCTACCTTGACTCCGTTGATATTGGACATGGGTCATGATTTGGATGCCTTAAGAGAGTGGTATGACAAATAA
- a CDS encoding thymidylate synthase, whose product MLSIGQCYLDFVEKILKEGKETYKDSDHHLKESLGNYYYIDDPLDLKFRAKYQHMTPELMLEEIKSGRFDIPSCPIKGDALYEYVKSFEIRDDQGFVYTYPNRILEHFGVDQFETMKQRILTATGSNRAVAVTIDPALDGDREDIPCLQVLQILVRDGELTIHCFFRSNDIFGAFYSNMFFITYIGIKMKEEVNKEIMGEKLNFGGLHYHSTSGHIYNNDMRAARRLISANK is encoded by the coding sequence ATGTTATCTATTGGTCAATGTTACTTGGATTTTGTTGAAAAAATCTTAAAGGAAGGTAAGGAAACCTATAAGGACAGCGATCATCATTTAAAGGAAAGTCTTGGTAATTATTATTATATTGATGATCCATTGGATTTGAAATTCAGGGCAAAATATCAGCACATGACTCCTGAATTGATGTTGGAAGAGATTAAAAGCGGCAGATTTGACATTCCTTCATGCCCTATCAAAGGTGATGCATTGTATGAATATGTAAAGTCCTTTGAAATAAGGGACGATCAGGGTTTTGTCTACACTTACCCTAACCGTATATTGGAGCATTTCGGTGTGGACCAATTCGAAACCATGAAGCAAAGGATCCTGACCGCTACAGGAAGTAACCGTGCAGTAGCTGTCACAATCGATCCTGCATTGGATGGGGATAGGGAAGACATTCCATGCCTTCAGGTATTGCAGATTCTTGTAAGGGATGGAGAACTTACCATTCACTGTTTCTTCCGTTCCAATGACATCTTTGGAGCATTTTATTCCAACATGTTTTTCATAACCTATATTGGAATTAAGATGAAAGAGGAAGTGAACAAGGAGATTATGGGAGAGAAATTAAACTTCGGCGGTCTTCATTACCATTCAACTTCCGGTCACATATACAATAACGATATGAGAGCGGCTAGAAGATTGATTTCCGCTAATAAATAA
- a CDS encoding restriction endonuclease: MEKPQLVNFIAKVLEDSGFKVYKNFKTSQQVVDIYAILQTSMGDFGLVVACKNYDKDWEVGIDVLKEMEVIGKKLRASKVAVVTSSGFSSQAKRYAEERKIKLIDRNNLVTLAKKYSNKNKETKPRLDRRDRLTDIDSDSFYHRDVNRDYIDNTSNYSSAYDYDDRSYNRLQGAYEGYEEYAEDMEYYEDEVGGLELSHYDEYDDDLYRAEFLNKTPRDNYSGPTSSLFSSRQQQAPKRRRVPSLSRNGMNNSLSQRRSSPQSKHRFMSSSENALSNYGSYVPQKPSKPIMEILKPILANPIAAVAAVVIVAYLIGFILGKMIRVPTGYLGIAELIIALILSYGIVIYSDREADILVKGTVIFFISLIIIMILIVAF; this comes from the coding sequence GTGGAAAAGCCACAATTAGTGAATTTTATAGCTAAAGTTCTTGAAGATTCTGGCTTTAAAGTCTATAAAAATTTTAAGACATCCCAACAGGTTGTAGACATTTACGCAATCCTGCAAACATCCATGGGTGATTTTGGTCTGGTCGTTGCATGTAAAAACTACGACAAGGACTGGGAAGTCGGAATCGATGTTTTAAAGGAAATGGAAGTCATCGGCAAAAAGCTTAGGGCATCTAAAGTTGCCGTTGTGACCAGTTCCGGTTTCTCATCACAAGCAAAAAGATATGCTGAAGAGAGAAAGATAAAACTGATCGACAGGAACAACCTTGTTACTTTAGCTAAGAAATATTCAAACAAAAACAAGGAAACAAAACCAAGATTAGACCGTAGAGATAGGTTGACAGACATTGATAGCGATTCATTCTATCATAGAGATGTCAACAGGGATTATATTGACAACACATCAAATTATAGCAGCGCTTATGATTATGATGACAGGTCATACAATAGGCTCCAAGGGGCTTATGAAGGCTACGAAGAGTATGCTGAAGACATGGAATATTATGAGGATGAAGTCGGCGGTTTGGAATTGAGCCATTACGATGAATACGATGATGACTTATACCGTGCCGAGTTCCTGAACAAGACTCCTAGAGACAACTATTCCGGTCCGACCAGCTCATTGTTCTCAAGCCGTCAACAGCAAGCTCCAAAAAGAAGAAGAGTTCCTTCCCTTTCAAGAAATGGAATGAACAATTCCCTCAGCCAAAGAAGAAGCAGCCCTCAAAGCAAACATAGATTCATGTCTTCTTCAGAAAACGCATTAAGCAATTATGGAAGCTATGTTCCTCAAAAGCCAAGCAAGCCTATTATGGAGATTCTAAAACCTATATTGGCCAATCCTATAGCAGCCGTTGCGGCAGTGGTCATTGTTGCATATCTGATAGGATTTATACTTGGAAAAATGATAAGAGTGCCTACAGGATACTTAGGCATTGCTGAACTGATAATAGCATTGATATTATCATATGGAATTGTAATATATTCCGATAGAGAAGCGGACATTTTAGTAAAAGGAACAGTCATATTCTTTATTTCATTAATAATAATTATGATATTGATTGTTGCCTTCTAA
- a CDS encoding branched-chain amino acid transaminase — MAFDENLKVWMDGEFVALKDAKINVLAHVVHYGSAVFEGIRCYETENGPAVFRLQDHVQRLFDSAKIYKMDIPYTQEEICDAIVETIKVNNLKGCYIRPITYRGFGELGVNPLNCPVETTIAVWEWGAYIGEEEMEQGANIGISTWRKPAPGTLPVLAKAAANYMNSQLANLEAGEHGYDEAIQLDYHGHVAEGSGENIFIVEGNKLITPDLGSSILRGITRDSVMTIAKDLGYEVSEETISRERLYLADEVFFTGSAAEVTPIRAIDNRQIGIGSRGPVTKELQEKYFDAVYGRSEDIHNWLTFVE, encoded by the coding sequence ATGGCATTCGACGAAAATTTAAAAGTTTGGATGGATGGAGAATTTGTTGCATTGAAAGATGCTAAAATCAACGTTCTCGCACACGTAGTCCACTATGGATCTGCAGTATTTGAAGGTATTAGATGTTATGAAACTGAAAATGGACCTGCAGTATTCCGTTTACAAGACCATGTACAAAGATTATTTGATTCCGCTAAAATTTACAAAATGGACATTCCATATACTCAAGAAGAAATCTGCGATGCAATCGTAGAAACCATTAAAGTAAACAACTTAAAAGGCTGCTACATCAGACCAATTACCTACAGAGGATTTGGGGAGTTAGGTGTAAACCCATTAAACTGTCCTGTAGAAACCACCATTGCCGTATGGGAATGGGGAGCATACATCGGTGAAGAGGAAATGGAACAAGGTGCAAACATCGGTATTTCCACCTGGAGAAAACCTGCACCAGGTACCTTACCTGTTCTTGCAAAGGCTGCAGCTAACTACATGAACTCACAGCTTGCAAACTTGGAAGCTGGAGAACATGGATACGATGAAGCAATCCAATTGGATTACCACGGCCACGTTGCAGAAGGTAGTGGAGAAAACATCTTCATAGTTGAAGGCAACAAGCTCATTACCCCAGACTTAGGTTCTTCCATCCTTAGAGGAATTACCAGAGACAGTGTCATGACCATTGCAAAAGATTTAGGCTATGAAGTCTCTGAAGAAACCATTTCAAGAGAAAGATTATACTTAGCTGACGAAGTCTTCTTCACTGGAAGTGCAGCAGAAGTTACTCCAATCCGTGCAATCGACAACAGACAAATCGGCATCGGATCAAGAGGACCTGTAACCAAGGAATTACAAGAAAAATACTTCGACGCAGTATACGGAAGATCCGAAGACATTCACAATTGGTTAACCTTTGTTGAATAA
- a CDS encoding undecaprenyl-diphosphate phosphatase — translation MDIFQAIIIGLVQGLTEFLPVSSSAHLIFAQQALGVADVGLAFDVLLHLGTLVAVIAYFYHDVIEMIKGFLSSLIDLKEGKFIPEIKKDPYKKLAWLTILATIPVGVVGVLFNDIIEEMFTGLTIPAFLLLITGCLLYASQRMNSGRINVTNLSVKEALIMGCGQAIAILPGLSRSGTTIASGLFAGLDKEFAAKFSFIISIPAILGAAVFQLKDLGSANVEMGACIAGFIVAVISGYFAISFLLKIVREKSLDIFAYYCWIVGMIVLVGSLII, via the coding sequence ATGGATATTTTTCAAGCAATAATCATTGGACTCGTCCAAGGATTAACTGAATTTCTACCTGTAAGCAGTTCCGCCCACCTGATTTTTGCCCAACAGGCATTAGGTGTGGCTGATGTCGGACTTGCTTTTGATGTATTGTTGCATCTGGGAACCCTTGTAGCTGTAATAGCATATTTCTACCATGATGTCATAGAAATGATCAAGGGATTCTTATCAAGCCTCATCGACTTAAAGGAAGGGAAATTCATTCCAGAAATCAAAAAGGACCCTTATAAGAAATTGGCTTGGCTGACAATATTGGCTACCATTCCTGTAGGAGTGGTTGGAGTATTGTTCAATGACATTATTGAAGAGATGTTTACTGGATTGACCATTCCTGCATTCCTATTATTGATTACCGGTTGTCTCTTATACGCTTCCCAAAGAATGAACAGCGGCAGAATCAATGTGACAAACTTAAGCGTTAAGGAAGCTCTTATCATGGGATGCGGACAGGCAATAGCTATACTTCCAGGACTTTCCCGTTCAGGTACAACAATAGCTTCAGGATTGTTTGCAGGATTGGATAAGGAATTCGCTGCCAAATTCAGTTTCATCATATCAATTCCGGCAATCTTGGGAGCTGCAGTATTCCAGCTTAAAGATTTGGGCAGTGCAAATGTAGAAATGGGAGCATGCATTGCAGGATTTATCGTTGCAGTCATTTCCGGATACTTTGCAATCAGCTTCCTGCTTAAGATCGTTAGGGAAAAAAGCCTGGACATATTTGCCTACTACTGTTGGATAGTGGGAATGATTGTCTTGGTTGGTAGTTTAATAATTTAA
- a CDS encoding methanogenesis marker 12 protein — MVYVGMDHGTTGISFAIMNDSEVLDVFKISREDSKAGKVSAIEELSKRVDLDDIELMIITYAMGDGISTILPMERVENRGILSIGGAGKVTGGGTSVYSEIENSNLPVLMIPGIHKNCEWLDPLFRAAYSHHASPEKISIVYNAYLETNWENMIVADISSNSVDLLIEDGIIKGAIDACCGAMGVVHGPLDLEMIRDIDDGKRTANECFSHAGAIKIAGIDNKVAFMKDELLNNYRNGDEKAKLAIDTMIMTVAMEIAGLIAVSKNEIEGIVLTGSMGSMKDPVDFELELNKYFKNKYPTKIISSESGAIGAAQIARDIAHGKREIMGIKVEL; from the coding sequence ATGGTATATGTAGGTATGGATCATGGAACTACTGGAATTTCATTTGCTATAATGAATGATTCAGAGGTTCTTGATGTTTTTAAGATATCCCGTGAAGATAGTAAGGCTGGAAAAGTGTCAGCCATTGAAGAATTGTCCAAGCGTGTGGATTTGGATGATATTGAATTAATGATTATTACTTATGCTATGGGAGATGGAATCAGCACAATTCTTCCAATGGAAAGGGTTGAAAACAGAGGAATTCTTTCAATCGGCGGCGCAGGAAAGGTAACCGGTGGAGGAACTTCAGTTTACTCTGAAATAGAAAATTCCAATTTGCCTGTATTGATGATTCCAGGAATCCATAAGAATTGCGAGTGGCTTGACCCTTTGTTCAGGGCAGCCTATTCCCATCATGCAAGCCCGGAAAAGATTAGCATTGTCTATAATGCATATCTTGAAACCAATTGGGAAAACATGATAGTGGCGGACATCAGTTCCAACAGTGTTGACCTCTTGATTGAGGATGGAATAATCAAGGGAGCCATTGATGCCTGCTGCGGTGCGATGGGTGTTGTCCATGGACCTCTTGATTTGGAAATGATTCGGGACATAGATGATGGAAAACGCACTGCAAATGAATGTTTCTCACATGCCGGTGCCATTAAAATAGCCGGAATCGATAATAAGGTTGCATTCATGAAGGATGAGCTTCTAAACAACTATAGAAATGGTGATGAGAAAGCCAAATTGGCCATTGACACCATGATTATGACTGTGGCTATGGAAATTGCCGGTTTAATTGCAGTCAGCAAGAATGAAATCGAAGGCATTGTCCTCACTGGTTCTATGGGTTCCATGAAGGATCCTGTTGATTTCGAATTAGAATTGAACAAATACTTTAAGAACAAATACCCAACTAAAATCATTTCCAGTGAGTCTGGAGCTATTGGCGCAGCACAGATAGCAAGAGACATTGCTCATGGAAAAAGAGAGATCATGGGTATAAAGGTTGAGTTATAG
- a CDS encoding TMEM175 family protein — protein MNANRFETFYDAVLAIVITILVLKIPQPLGPTWGAFSANYLTFSTYFIVFLAIINIWYNNHKLFQNFDEINNMSLFAYGFSLFLTTLFPYFALWISMNLFSLTAETVFGLIILFANISHIIALFAVFGANGYIERLEEFNIKPIHLLLPIIILLIGFIISYTIYPPGIYLASLLSVIISIIYNRVQGKEFEDTERFEALIDAIVAIIITIIVLEIPLAADGSLAALLELKLEFIAYIVSFIVCFNMWKLTYNVFAIVKKINYKVIWSTASMLFFLSLIPYLTTFVAMNFHEFVPQCLYGIIFMIISLCSVISTIEMKKLDESNLYLQKAFDNYNNFFITIVLTCIFIIIGYYYWPPIIILSCLLSIIIQWIFVSKKINLLDII, from the coding sequence ATGAATGCAAATAGATTTGAAACTTTTTATGATGCTGTTCTAGCGATTGTCATAACCATTTTGGTGTTGAAAATCCCTCAACCATTAGGTCCGACTTGGGGAGCTTTTTCTGCAAATTATCTGACTTTTTCAACATATTTTATAGTATTCCTGGCAATCATCAACATTTGGTATAACAATCATAAGCTGTTTCAGAATTTTGATGAAATAAACAACATGTCCCTATTTGCATATGGATTTTCCCTTTTCTTAACTACACTATTCCCATATTTCGCATTATGGATTTCAATGAATCTGTTCTCATTGACTGCTGAAACAGTTTTCGGATTGATCATACTTTTTGCAAACATTTCTCATATCATAGCATTATTTGCAGTTTTTGGAGCTAATGGATATATTGAAAGATTAGAGGAATTCAACATCAAGCCAATTCATTTGCTGTTGCCTATCATCATTTTGCTGATCGGTTTCATAATTTCATATACAATATATCCTCCAGGAATTTATCTGGCGAGTCTGCTTTCTGTAATCATAAGCATCATTTACAATAGGGTGCAAGGCAAAGAATTTGAAGACACAGAAAGATTTGAGGCATTGATCGATGCGATTGTAGCCATCATCATAACAATCATAGTGCTTGAAATTCCATTGGCTGCAGATGGCAGCTTGGCGGCATTATTGGAATTGAAGCTTGAATTTATAGCATACATAGTCAGTTTCATTGTTTGCTTCAATATGTGGAAACTCACTTATAATGTATTTGCCATTGTCAAGAAGATCAATTATAAGGTGATTTGGTCTACAGCTTCCATGCTGTTTTTCTTATCATTGATTCCTTATTTGACAACATTTGTTGCTATGAATTTCCATGAGTTTGTGCCACAATGTCTGTATGGAATAATCTTCATGATAATTTCCTTATGTTCCGTCATTTCCACAATTGAAATGAAAAAGCTGGATGAATCAAATCTATACTTGCAAAAGGCATTTGACAATTACAATAACTTCTTCATAACCATTGTACTCACATGCATTTTCATAATTATCGGTTACTACTACTGGCCTCCGATAATAATCCTGTCATGCTTATTGTCAATTATCATTCAGTGGATATTCGTTTCAAAGAAGATAAATCTACTTGACATTATTTAA
- the ilvC gene encoding ketol-acid reductoisomerase: MKMYYDDDVDAEVVADKTIAVIGYGSQGRGQSRNMADSGLNVIVGLREGGSSWQKAIDDGMNVKTIEEAAEAADIIHILLPDETQEKVYKEQIAPYVEAGNTISFSHGYNIHFGLIQPGEDVNIVMFAPKGPGSRVRTTYLEGFGIPGLVAIEQDATGDALQLALGMAKAVGLTRAGVIETTFQEETETDLFGEQAVLCGGLTALIKAGFETLVEAGYQPEIAYFETCHEVKLIVDDIYENGMAGMWHDVSNTAEYGGLTRGGRVITDATKAEMKAILGEIQDGTFKKQFADENATDAANLKEMRAAEEQTDIEVVGKRLRIACGLQKEDE, encoded by the coding sequence ATGAAAATGTATTATGATGACGATGTCGACGCAGAAGTAGTTGCAGATAAGACTATTGCTGTAATCGGTTACGGAAGTCAAGGACGTGGTCAATCTAGAAATATGGCTGACAGTGGATTGAATGTTATTGTCGGTCTTAGAGAAGGAGGTTCATCCTGGCAAAAAGCTATTGATGATGGAATGAATGTAAAAACCATTGAAGAGGCTGCAGAAGCTGCAGACATCATTCACATCTTGCTTCCTGATGAAACCCAAGAAAAAGTTTACAAAGAACAAATCGCTCCTTATGTTGAAGCTGGAAACACCATTTCATTCTCTCACGGTTACAACATTCACTTTGGCTTGATCCAACCTGGAGAAGACGTAAACATTGTAATGTTTGCACCTAAAGGTCCTGGTTCCCGTGTAAGAACCACTTACCTAGAAGGTTTCGGTATTCCTGGACTCGTAGCTATTGAACAGGACGCTACCGGTGACGCATTGCAACTTGCATTAGGTATGGCAAAGGCAGTTGGACTTACCAGAGCAGGTGTAATTGAAACCACCTTCCAAGAAGAAACTGAAACCGACTTGTTCGGTGAACAGGCTGTATTATGCGGTGGTCTCACTGCATTAATCAAAGCAGGATTCGAAACTCTTGTAGAAGCAGGATATCAACCTGAAATCGCTTACTTTGAAACCTGTCACGAAGTTAAGCTCATTGTAGATGACATCTACGAAAACGGTATGGCTGGAATGTGGCATGATGTAAGTAACACTGCTGAATACGGTGGATTAACCAGAGGCGGAAGAGTAATCACCGATGCTACCAAAGCTGAAATGAAAGCGATCTTAGGTGAAATCCAAGACGGAACCTTCAAAAAACAATTTGCAGATGAAAACGCAACTGATGCAGCAAACTTAAAGGAAATGAGGGCTGCTGAAGAGCAAACTGACATCGAAGTTGTTGGTAAAAGATTAAGAATCGCTTGTGGATTACAAAAAGAAGATGAATAA
- a CDS encoding MATE family efflux transporter, producing the protein MFEERNDNIEMITGDPKRAIRKLSVPMILSMFLITLYNLADSIWVAGLGPDALAAIGFIAPMYMILVGLGNGIGAGANSLIARHIGAENYKQANNAGLHGIFLSIVVSVIFTIIILIAITPILKLMGAGNSIEYAEDYAYIVFGFLFVFVFSSVLSAIFRSEGDMRRATIAIAITSIINIIIDPIFIYYFGLGIAGAAWATVISGAISVIVMSYWIWGKKDLFLDLNPKGFKFDSKILIDIFQVAIPSTLENVIFSAFTILINSMLVIAAGTTAVAVYTASIRITQVAILPLIGIGTAVITVAGVAYGARNPENLKIGHSYSIKLGLAISIILGAIMVIFSNQFATIFSYTSASASLSGEIATALSVLSFFVIAVPHGMMSSMVFQGVGKGTNSLIITLFRSLIFECVFAYLFCFTFGWGLVGIYAGVVFGCFLGGTVGYVWAKWFIKKFKEECENEYETVDS; encoded by the coding sequence ATGTTTGAAGAAAGGAACGACAATATTGAAATGATTACCGGAGACCCTAAAAGGGCTATTAGAAAGCTTAGTGTCCCTATGATACTGTCTATGTTTTTAATAACCTTATACAATCTTGCAGACAGCATATGGGTTGCAGGCCTCGGTCCGGATGCATTGGCAGCAATTGGATTCATTGCACCGATGTACATGATTCTAGTAGGGCTTGGAAATGGAATCGGTGCAGGTGCAAACTCACTGATTGCAAGACATATCGGCGCTGAAAATTATAAGCAAGCAAACAATGCAGGATTGCATGGAATTTTCCTTTCAATAGTTGTATCCGTAATATTCACAATCATAATACTTATAGCAATCACCCCTATCCTCAAGCTTATGGGTGCGGGAAATTCAATAGAATATGCTGAAGACTATGCATATATCGTTTTTGGATTCCTATTCGTTTTTGTATTCTCATCAGTATTGTCAGCAATCTTTAGATCCGAAGGGGATATGAGGAGGGCAACCATTGCAATTGCAATCACCTCCATAATAAACATAATCATAGACCCTATATTCATTTATTATTTCGGTCTCGGAATAGCTGGGGCCGCTTGGGCAACCGTTATTTCAGGAGCCATTTCAGTCATTGTCATGAGTTATTGGATTTGGGGAAAGAAGGACCTTTTCCTTGACTTGAACCCTAAAGGATTCAAATTTGACAGTAAAATATTGATTGACATATTTCAAGTTGCAATCCCATCAACTCTGGAAAATGTGATATTTTCCGCATTTACAATTCTGATTAATTCCATGCTTGTAATTGCAGCAGGAACAACTGCAGTGGCGGTCTATACCGCTTCAATAAGAATCACACAAGTGGCCATACTCCCTCTGATAGGTATAGGAACAGCTGTGATTACTGTAGCGGGAGTCGCATATGGAGCGAGAAATCCTGAAAACCTTAAGATAGGACATAGCTATTCCATTAAATTGGGACTTGCAATATCAATCATTCTTGGAGCGATAATGGTCATATTCTCAAATCAGTTCGCTACCATATTCAGCTATACAAGCGCAAGCGCATCATTATCCGGAGAGATAGCAACTGCACTCAGTGTATTGAGCTTCTTCGTGATTGCGGTACCTCATGGTATGATGTCCTCTATGGTATTTCAAGGAGTGGGAAAGGGAACCAATTCACTTATCATCACATTATTCAGATCCCTTATATTTGAATGCGTATTTGCATATCTTTTCTGCTTTACCTTTGGATGGGGACTTGTTGGAATCTATGCAGGAGTAGTCTTTGGATGCTTCTTGGGAGGAACAGTAGGATATGTTTGGGCCAAATGGTTCATTAAAAAGTTCAAGGAAGAATGCGAAAACGAATATGAAACTGTAGATTCATAA